In a genomic window of Zootoca vivipara chromosome 5, rZooViv1.1, whole genome shotgun sequence:
- the CAMK2N2 gene encoding LOW QUALITY PROTEIN: calcium/calmodulin-dependent protein kinase II inhibitor 2 (The sequence of the model RefSeq protein was modified relative to this genomic sequence to represent the inferred CDS: inserted 2 bases in 2 codons; substituted 1 base at 1 genomic stop codon) yields MTSSFRLGFLYGVGLSQVLCSDAXSRLLDAARARSLAGLFARLPQLLSASXSSRNLALASLSLSLCVEQKVTQVPPPPPPPPPPXTMSEILPYNDDKVAHYGTDSEVGDISFSCRLQDTNSWGNQSKRPPKLGQIGRAKRVVIEDDRIDEVLKGMTDKSPSGV; encoded by the exons ATGACTTCATCCTTCCGCCTGGGTTTCCTTTATGGTGTAGGGTTGTCCCAAGTGCTCTGCTCAGACG CGTCGAGGCTGCTGGACGCCGCacgcgctcgctcgctcgctggcCTCTTTGCTCGCCTGCCCCAATTGCTCAGCGCCTCTTGATCCTCTCGGAACCTCGCCCTCgcctctttgtctctctctctctgcgtggAGCAGAAAGTGACCcaggtgccgccgccgccgccgcctccgccgccgc gcaCCATGTCTGAGATCCTGCCCTACAACGATGACAAAGTGGCCCACTATGGCACCGACTCGGAAGTCGGAGACATCTCCTTCAGCTGCCGCCTGCAGGATACCAACTCCTGGGGCAACCAGTCCAAGCGGCCCCCCAAGCTGGGCCAGATTGGTAGAGCCAAGCGAG TGGTGATCGAAGACGATAGAATAGACGAGGTCTTGAAGGGGATGACAGACAAGTCGCCTTCTGGGGTATAA